The Rubricoccus marinus nucleotide sequence TCCGGGACCTCCTCCGAGACTTTTTCGAGGGGCAGGGATACGCCGTCGTAACGGCGACCGACGGGCAAGAGGCGCTGGCCGCGGCCCGCGAGGCCGCCCCCGACCTCGTCCTGCTCGACGTGATGATGCCGTGGATGGACGGCTTCGAGGTGATCCGCCAACTGCGGCGCGACGGCGAGACGCCGGTCATCCTCCTCACGGCCCGGGCGGGCGAGGCCGACAAGGTGGAAGGGCTCGGCCTCGGCGCGGACGACTACGTGACCAAGCCGTTCAGCTTCCACGAGGTCGCCGCGCGCGTCGAGGCCGTGCTCCGGCGCGCTCGGCGGGGCGCCGACGTGCTCCGGGGCGGCGACATCGTCCTCGATACAGGCGCGCACCGGACCTCCGCCAGAGGCCAGGCCGTCGACCTCACGCGTGCGGAGCAGACCGTTCTCCGCGCGCTGATGGAGGCCTCGGGCCGGGTCCTTTCCCGCGCCGACCTGCTCGACGTTCTCGGCCTCGAACACGGCT carries:
- a CDS encoding response regulator transcription factor, yielding MPTTLLVAEDEASIRDLLRDFFEGQGYAVVTATDGQEALAAAREAAPDLVLLDVMMPWMDGFEVIRQLRRDGETPVILLTARAGEADKVEGLGLGADDYVTKPFSFHEVAARVEAVLRRARRGADVLRGGDIVLDTGAHRTSARGQAVDLTRAEQTVLRALMEASGRVLSRADLLDVLGLEHGSERTVDSHVRNLRAKVEADPGAPTHVETVFGVGYRFGPPVRS